The nucleotide sequence GCGATCGAAATCAGCCAATTAACGCCCAGGGCGCTCATCCCGACGGACCATGCCACCATGACGGCCGCCAGGATCACGCCCATGAAGGCCGCGATGATGCCGCTGCGCAACAGCATCGAGCAAAGCTGTCCGCTCGCGTAAGTAAGCGATACCAAAACCGCTAAGGTAAGGATCGCGGGCAGTTGAAAGAGGGTGCCCGTGAAGCTGCCCGGTGTCCGCTCGTTGTAGACATACGAGTGGTCGATATGATCGACGAGCAGCGATAGGTCCTTGAATATGACCGCCACCCACAACGGCGTCGCGACCGCAAGAAACAAGAAGATCACCGTTCCCCATACCGAGAGCCGATTGAGCCACACCATGCGCGGGCGAACCGGGCGTTCGCCAAAGAACCGATATTGCGAGCGTTCCTGGTCGGCGTAAAAAGTCGACGCTCCCATGAGCGCCGTGAAGAATGCGGCCAAGACGATTGCCGAATTGGCGTTCGTATCCCTGGCCCCGTCCGGCGTGAGCATCCAGAGGGTCAACAGCGTGCCGATGCCCAGGTAGATTGCCATCATCCGCCACGTTTGGCGCAGCTCTTGCCACACCAGACGGCCAAAGGCGCCGCGCCAGGTCGAGCCTTGGGGCGGGCGCCTCGCCGCGGCCGCGGCGCGCTCTTGGGCAGCCGTGGTTGCGGCGCGGCGCCGCTTGATGCGCACTGTGCCCCATTCCAACCAGCGCTGCCCGATGGCGATGTCGATCAGGAAAACGCCCGCCGACAGAGCGAAGATCGTTACGCTCCAGTTGCGGCCGTACTCGTCCGGGTTTGTTCCGTAAACCGGACCTGCCATCAGCGTTTGGATGAAAGTGCCCAAATACGTTACGAGCACCGCCACGCCGGCGCCGACGCAGGCCGCCACTAGCGGGCGCTTGAGCAAGAGCGAGCAGAGCAATCCGCAGGCGAACACGTCGCAGGCGATGGCGGCAAGCGCAAACGGATCGCGCGGCTTTCCATTTGCCCAAATGCCAATACGCTCGACGGGCTCCATCAATCCTACGGCCTGCCACACCCGAACAATTAACAACAGCACGGCTGCCAGCGCCAGCGTGCTCGCGATGGCCAGCGCGACCTTCGGCACGAAAAGCCGACCACTGCCGACTGGCAGCGTCGTCAGGAACGTGTCTGTCCCCTCTTCGCGCTCGACGGCAAACAGAATCGCGCCTGCCGCCAGCGCGTAGAGCGCGATGAATACCGACACGACGATGTCGAACGTCTGGTACGCCTCACCAGTAGCAAGAAACAGCCAGGCAATCGCTTGTACCGCGACGACAATCGCCACTACCGCGATCCAAAACGCGCGCAGCACCCGGTATTCCTTCCAGAGAACGCGGCGGAAGACGTCGGTGGTCATCATTCGTGGGCAGCCGGCAGAGGGCTGCGGGCAGTGAAGAAAAGTAGTCAGTAGGCGGTAGTCGGTAGTCAGTAAGGAATGGATGGACAGATTCAGTTGCTTGCGCCGCCTTGTATCGCGGTTTCGCTTGATCGGGATGACTCAGAGTCGCGAGCCGGTCCCGATCGCATGTAGGCCACGAAAATCTCTTCCAGCGTCGGCCGGCGCGATTCCACGTCGCGCACGGCCGTCTGGCGGCGCAGCCCTGCCACGTCCTCGTCGGTCAGGCCACGGGCCAGGATTTGCCATTGGCGGGCCTTGCGGCGCTCGCGCAAGATCTCGCCCGTCACGCGCGGCATGGCCACGCCGTCGTCGAGCGTGAACGTCAAGGCCTTCACGCTGTCCTTCAACTCATCCAGACGCTCGACCAGGACCAGGCGCCCTTCGTGGACGATCGCCACGTAATCGGCCACTCGCTCGACCTCGTGAATCTGATGGCTCGACAGCAAGACGGTCCGGCCGGCCGCTGCTAAGTCGACCATGCTCTCCAGGAACTCGCGCCGCACCATGGTGTCCAAGCCCGAGGTCGGCTCGTCGAGCAATAGCACATCGGGCTGATGCGCAAGGGCGAGCGATAATGCGACCTTGGCCCGCGTTCCCTTCGAGAGCGCCTTGATCTTACGATCTGCCGGCACGCCAAAGTCGGAAATCAACTGATCGTAATGTTTGACATAGTCGCCGCCGTAGAACCCGGCCGTGAACCAGCCGATCTCGGCGACCGTCATCCAGTCGTACAAGGTCGGCCGCTCGGGCACATAGCCAACGTGCCGCAAAAGTTCGATCTGCCGGCCACGCGTGTCGCGTCCCAGCACTTCAGCAAAACCTTCGTCAGGCTCGACCAGGCCCAAGAGCAGGCGGATGGCCGTCGTCTTGCCGGCGCCGTTTTCGCCCAACAGGGCAAAGACGCAGCCTGCGGGCACCTCGAATGAAACGCGATCGAGCGCGGTCTGATTGCCGTAGCGCTTGGTCACGTTGGACAGCCGGAGAGCCGGGGGCATCAAGAATCTCCTTCTGCGGTCATGGCGCGCAATTCGGTATCCACCAGCCGACGAAGGTCGTCGGCCGAGAGTTGGCTCTGCTGGGCCTCGAGCAGAACCTGCCGTAGGCGGGCGCGGATCAGATCGACGGTCTCCCTCCGGCAACGATCGCGCGCCGCCTCGGCCACTTCGAGCCCTGTGCCGCGGACCGACGCCAGCACCCCGTCGGTCTGCAATTGTCGATACGCGCGGGCCACGGTGTTGGGATTGACGGCCAACTCCCGGGCAAGCTCGCGCACCGAGGGAATCATCTCGCCGGGCTTCACCGCCTCGCGGGCGACGGCGAACTTCACCTGGCGGACGATCTGCTCGTAAACGGCCACGCCGTTGGCAGGATCTATGGCAAAAAACATGGCGATCACCTACTGTATTAGCGTATTAGTACAGTAGTTGGCGGGCCCCGTCAAGCAGATTCTTCTGAGGGTCGCCGTTGTTGATTACTGCATCGCGCAAGCGTCAACAAGCTTGCCGACATGCGCGACAAGTCCCGCTTCGAATTGGTGGCGTGCAACAACAGCGATGCCACACGACTCGCGACCCGAATGGCTAGCGGCCCTCGCGCCGTTGGTGGTGAATGCCGCCGCTCCCTCTCCCTTCGGGAGACGGTCGGGGTGAGGGAGCCGTGCTATTCGATCTGAGATTCTTTCAACCCGATAGATTTGAATCCCCCTCACCCTAGCAGCCTGTTGAAAAAAGCCCTCGTGGCTTTTTTCAATCTCGCCAAGTGCGAAGCAAAGCTTCGCACGGCTCGCAAAATAACGACTTACGTCGATATTTTGCCATCGCATCCCTGCGATGTCGCAGCCCGTTGAGTTCTTCAACAGGCTGCTAGCCCTCTCCCGGTGGGAGAGGGGACAGATTTCAACCGCCGTCCTTTGAAGCTCTGATCCGTTGAACGGCATGAAACAGTGCTTCCAACACTGCGTCCAAGTCACCGAGCACCGCGTGGTTCCAGAATCGCAACACTTGATTGGTTGTCGAGCCAAGAATGCCGATCGGGTGGCGTCGTCGCGGCGCGATTCAGCCGAATTATGTTGACCGCCGTCGAGCTCGATCGCCATTCGCAATTCGTCGCAATAAGAATCGAGAACATCGGGCGCAACGGGATGTTGCCGGCGAAACTTCACGCCGAGAAATCGCCGCCCACGCAATAGAGACCAGATCAGGCCCTCTGCGTCCGTTTGGCGCAATCGCAGTTCGCGGGCGAACTCCAGCAGATCGTTCGGCAGCGGCGATTTGTGGCGCGCGGGCATGGGAGCCAGCTTAGAGAATCGAACTGAGATTGGCGAATAACTTCGACTGGTATCTCCCCTCACCCTGACCCTCTCCCGGTGGGAGAGGGAAAGACCGCGCTGGCTCCTTCTCCCAACGGCCCAACGCGAGAGGGCAAGGCCGCGATCCTCCCTCTCCCTTCGGGAGAGGGTCGCGGTGAGGGAGCCCGCTAACCGCATCCATCGCACTAACGGAAGCTGAATGCCCTCACCCTGCCCTCTCCCGGAGGGAGAGGGTTTCCATCGGTCAGCCTTTGCCCAACGGCGCGTCAGCGTCGACTGCGTCACGCGCCGCGATGACGTGGCGGATCACTTCGTGCATGCGCGCTTCGTCGGTAAACGGCGACAGCACGTACGATTTGAGCGCCGAGATCGGCACGCCGAAATCGCTGTGCGTGTAGGCGTCGGTCATGGAAATGACGATGCCATGCCCCGTGAGCGCCTCGGCGTGGACACGTTCGAATACGCGGCGGTTGTAGGCGTTCAGCTCGGCCACTTGCTGCTGGAAACGTGGGTCCGATCGTTCGCGCTCCTTGATCGTGAACGTGTCGACGCCGTGCGGATAAACGCGGAACAGCGTCACGGGTCCGACGTTCTCTTCGTTCAACACCGTAAGGTCCGGATGCGCGACGAGCGCCTCGCGCAACACTTCCGCCATCTCGACGATGTGCCCCAAAAGCACTCGTAGCCCTTCGCGTCCCAAGAGCAGCATGTTCGCCAGCGCCGCCATCGGCCCGGTCGCGCTGCGGCTCGTCTCGAGCGTGAACATACCCGGGTGGTGCATGCCCGACTGGAACAAATAGGGCAACGACTCTCGTGGCCGCAAGATATGCCGCAAATCCTCACGATCGCGAAAGATCACGAGCGACGAGATGTACGGTGCAAAGCCTGTCTTATGAAAATCGATGCTGATCGAATCGGCCAGCCCCAGATGGCGAATGCGGTGATGCGCTTTGGCCAGGGCGCGTACGGTGCGGCCGCGAAAGCCCAGTTCGTTCCGCAAAAAGTCGTAATCGTTGAACACGCTCCAAGCCCAGCCGATCACGGCGTCGGCATGGATGTGGGGCGTGTAATCGAGCGAGAACTCGCCGACGAGCTCGTCGCGCAGCGCGTGAATTCGCAACAAATCGTCGATGCCAAAGGCGTCGGTCGAGCCCATCGTGGCCACGATCGCGGCGATGCGTTTGCCGGCGCGCAGCGCCTGGCGCGCGGCCTCGGCCAGCAGAGCGAGATCTACGGAATGGTCACTCTCGGTCGGCACGAGCACGACGTTATCTTGTCCGATACCGAGCCAGGCCGAGACGTTGCTCGTGCAGGCGTGGCTGTGAGCGCTCGCCAGCACGACGGTCGGCTGCGATAAGCCAGTTCGTAAAGCGCCGGGCACGGCCTTCTCGAGCCCGACCTTCACGCCGTAGAGCATTCCGCCGGTGCCGCCAAAGGTGAAGACGCCGCCGGATTTTTCGGCGTCATAACCGACCAGTTCGGCGGCCATGGCCGTGGCGCGCACTTCCGCGGCGGAAAAGCCGCGCCCGCTTTCGTCGCTCACCAGGTTGGGATTATAGGTCGAAGCGAGCAACACGCCGATGATGCTGGCGATCGAGGGATGCGAAATCACGTTGATCTGGCTGCGCGGATGCCCCCACAGGAACATCCCTTCCAGGTGCTTGACCAGGTCCGAGATCACCTGCTCGAGCGGTTCCCCCTGCTGCGTCACGCGGGCCGCCAGCGCGGCCGCGAAATCGGGCTCGACCGGCGCGCCGAGAATCGGCGCCTGCGATTTCAGCGCATCGACCCGATCGAGCGCACGCAGCACCGAGAAGGCCACGTAGGCGTCGTGAACGGGGTCCGAGACCGGCTGCGGAAACTCGCGCCGCAATTGGTCGAGCAATTCTCGATAGCGAGGGGGCATGCGATGGACGCCGGAATGGGCACCCGACGAAAAATTCGCGAGCTAGCGCCGGTGCTCAAGACTCCGTAAACGCCGTCGCGTGCTACCAACGAATCTTATCGGGAAAGAACTCGGCGGCCAGATCCTCGTAATACGGTCGCAACTTCTCGACGTCCGGACGCTCGGCGCTCTTGGTGTACAGGTCGTAAGGACTGAACTTGCGCACCCAGCGGAACATCTCTTCGTCGTGCTTGTTCATCAGATGCCCGTACTGCTTCTCGCGATGGATCGGATAGCACGAGTGGTAACGGAGCATGTACAGCCCTTCCTCGGGCAAGTAATCCTTGGCGATATGGTACATGTACTCGTCGTGTCCCCACGACATGAGCACATTGTCCAGACCGCAGCGTTCGCTGTAGATTCCCAGCGGCGTCTGGTACTCGGGCACGCTCTTGTCGGGGTTATCGGCAAAGAACTCGGCGAAGACGATTTCTTCCGAATAGGCACAGCCGACCGGGAAGGTATCGCCGACGACGGCCCATTGCGGCTCGCCGAAAAGGCAAAGGATCTTGCCCAGGTCGTGGATCAAGCCCGACAGAATGAACCAGCGCGGATGGCCGTCGCGGCGAATGGCCTCGGCCGTTTGCAGGCAGTGCTCGATTTGCGAAAAGTCGGTATCGGGATCGCTGTCGTCGACCAGCGTGTTGAGGAATTCGAGAGCTTCCCAGATGCTCATCTCGCGTTTGTTCTGCGCGAAATATTCGTCGCGCTTCTGGCGCACGAAATCGAGCGTCTGGTAGCGATGGTTCAGCCGGTAGAACTCGCGCACGCTGGGGCGGGCCGACTCGCGATGGTTGCGAAATTCCTTGGGCGACTTCTTCGTCCCCTCGGCATGGACGACTCCCTCGGGCACCGCTTCCGGCTCGGGCTCAGGGTAACGACGCTTGAGATCGTCTTCCCATTCATCAAGGCTGGCCAAGGGGTTGGCGTCGTTCGGAGACGTTTTGTCGACCATCTTGGAGACTCCGTGCTGACCGGTGCGCGAGACCACTGAACCACACGACGATTGTATCGTGAAACGGCCACCCGAGGCTAGTTCGACCAAAACCGCTGCCGGACCTGATCGAGCGTGACGGCGGCGATAATAATCGCGCCGATCACGATGTCCTGGATCGGGTTTCGCCAGCCCAGCAGGGTGCAACCGCTCGCGATCACGGCCATCATGACCGCCCCGGTGACGGTACCCAGCACCGATCCGCGCCCGCCCGTCAGGCTGCCTCCGCCGATCACCACGGCGGCGATGAATTTCAGCTCCATGCCGATGCCGGACATGGGATTTCCGCTCGAGAGCCGGGCGAACTGGTACGTGCCGGCGATCCCGACGAACAGGCCGCCGAGCGTGTATACCGCGATTTTCATCAGCGGCACGTTGATGCCGCACAGCCGGGCCGTCTGCTCATTCGACCCCAGCGCAAAAACGTAGCGGCCGAAAACGGTATAGCGAAGCACCAAGGCCAGGATCACCGCCAGCACCAGAGCCAG is from Pirellulales bacterium and encodes:
- a CDS encoding ABC transporter ATP-binding protein: MPPALRLSNVTKRYGNQTALDRVSFEVPAGCVFALLGENGAGKTTAIRLLLGLVEPDEGFAEVLGRDTRGRQIELLRHVGYVPERPTLYDWMTVAEIGWFTAGFYGGDYVKHYDQLISDFGVPADRKIKALSKGTRAKVALSLALAHQPDVLLLDEPTSGLDTMVRREFLESMVDLAAAGRTVLLSSHQIHEVERVADYVAIVHEGRLVLVERLDELKDSVKALTFTLDDGVAMPRVTGEILRERRKARQWQILARGLTDEDVAGLRRQTAVRDVESRRPTLEEIFVAYMRSGPARDSESSRSSETAIQGGASN
- a CDS encoding GntR family transcriptional regulator; this translates as MFFAIDPANGVAVYEQIVRQVKFAVAREAVKPGEMIPSVRELARELAVNPNTVARAYRQLQTDGVLASVRGTGLEVAEAARDRCRRETVDLIRARLRQVLLEAQQSQLSADDLRRLVDTELRAMTAEGDS
- a CDS encoding endonuclease domain-containing protein, which gives rise to MPARHKSPLPNDLLEFARELRLRQTDAEGLIWSLLRGRRFLGVKFRRQHPVAPDVLDSYCDELRMAIELDGGQHNSAESRRDDATRSAFLARQPIKCCDSGTTRCSVTWTQCWKHCFMPFNGSELQRTAVEICPLSHRERASSLLKNSTGCDIAGMRWQNIDVSRYFASRAKLCFALGEIEKSHEGFFQQAARVRGIQIYRVERISDRIARLPHPDRLPKGEGAAAFTTNGARAASHSGRESCGIAVVARHQFEAGLVAHVGKLVDACAMQ
- a CDS encoding pyridoxal-dependent decarboxylase, yielding MPPRYRELLDQLRREFPQPVSDPVHDAYVAFSVLRALDRVDALKSQAPILGAPVEPDFAAALAARVTQQGEPLEQVISDLVKHLEGMFLWGHPRSQINVISHPSIASIIGVLLASTYNPNLVSDESGRGFSAAEVRATAMAAELVGYDAEKSGGVFTFGGTGGMLYGVKVGLEKAVPGALRTGLSQPTVVLASAHSHACTSNVSAWLGIGQDNVVLVPTESDHSVDLALLAEAARQALRAGKRIAAIVATMGSTDAFGIDDLLRIHALRDELVGEFSLDYTPHIHADAVIGWAWSVFNDYDFLRNELGFRGRTVRALAKAHHRIRHLGLADSISIDFHKTGFAPYISSLVIFRDREDLRHILRPRESLPYLFQSGMHHPGMFTLETSRSATGPMAALANMLLLGREGLRVLLGHIVEMAEVLREALVAHPDLTVLNEENVGPVTLFRVYPHGVDTFTIKERERSDPRFQQQVAELNAYNRRVFERVHAEALTGHGIVISMTDAYTHSDFGVPISALKSYVLSPFTDEARMHEVIRHVIAARDAVDADAPLGKG
- a CDS encoding inositol oxygenase family protein — encoded protein: MVDKTSPNDANPLASLDEWEDDLKRRYPEPEPEAVPEGVVHAEGTKKSPKEFRNHRESARPSVREFYRLNHRYQTLDFVRQKRDEYFAQNKREMSIWEALEFLNTLVDDSDPDTDFSQIEHCLQTAEAIRRDGHPRWFILSGLIHDLGKILCLFGEPQWAVVGDTFPVGCAYSEEIVFAEFFADNPDKSVPEYQTPLGIYSERCGLDNVLMSWGHDEYMYHIAKDYLPEEGLYMLRYHSCYPIHREKQYGHLMNKHDEEMFRWVRKFSPYDLYTKSAERPDVEKLRPYYEDLAAEFFPDKIRW